In one window of Flavobacterium ginsengisoli DNA:
- a CDS encoding carboxy terminal-processing peptidase: MKKISLLLFLLTSTISIGQNSAETCEILNKINALIQAEHLRPKPVDDSLSVFVFDNLINELDPSRNIFYKSEYDELAQKYRYNLDDLILKNDCSFLTDIKATYINGLIRTKKVLEKIQTMPIDYSKKDTIRFYKKSFAFYLKKEDLEKVWVKKLRYQILDDIAETSDNLDSLRTNFKSIEQISKNQILTNEICRFSTLIESNTKQEEKLYNFFCTYFDPHTAYFSDDSKTSFVASLSKEHLSLGMTVNLNEKNEIIIDEVDPNGPAYQTGQIKKGDQIISISNQKETLQVSCASLESISSMILSENNKQITLTLKRNSGKSFDVYIEKKMMKDEENSVFSFIIGKDSKIGYVKIPSFYADLDGTSRKGCADDVAREVIKLRRDDIKGLVIDLIDNGGGSMEEAIKLAGMFVDYGPLSIVVDNKKEKSVINDPFKGVIYRGPIVVLVNSNTASASEFFSSIMQDYNRALLLGSSTLGKATMQTILPLDEEKNTDFLKITINKFYRITGKSHQYIGVKPDVVLPEFYEDIYQKESDFPTAMKNDSIEPFLKYKTYVKRNLIDKIAKNSAQRLSDNYFFNNIKKINIKIDQLVNAPKSEIPLTLDAVFTQKKTLGALWTEINTFNDENNPLDVYNSSVNQFLLGAYPNDKTINQDQMDNLKINPYLNEAVNIINEFNGGMK; the protein is encoded by the coding sequence ATGAAAAAAATTTCACTACTCCTTTTTTTGCTAACATCAACTATATCTATTGGTCAGAACAGCGCAGAAACTTGTGAAATATTAAACAAAATAAATGCGCTCATTCAAGCGGAACATTTAAGACCTAAACCTGTTGATGACAGCCTCTCTGTGTTTGTTTTTGACAATCTTATTAACGAACTGGATCCTTCTCGCAATATTTTTTATAAGAGCGAATACGACGAATTGGCTCAAAAATATCGCTACAATCTTGACGATTTAATCTTAAAAAACGATTGCAGTTTTCTTACTGATATAAAAGCTACTTACATAAATGGTCTTATACGCACTAAGAAAGTTTTAGAAAAAATTCAGACCATGCCAATTGATTATTCTAAAAAAGATACTATACGTTTTTATAAAAAATCTTTTGCTTTTTATTTAAAGAAAGAAGACTTAGAAAAGGTTTGGGTAAAAAAACTGCGTTATCAAATCTTAGACGATATTGCCGAAACAAGTGATAATCTGGATTCTTTAAGAACCAATTTCAAATCGATTGAACAAATTTCTAAAAATCAAATTCTTACAAATGAAATTTGCCGTTTTAGCACCCTAATAGAATCTAATACCAAACAGGAAGAAAAACTATATAATTTCTTCTGCACATACTTTGATCCGCATACGGCTTATTTTAGCGATGATTCTAAAACAAGTTTTGTTGCTTCCTTATCAAAAGAACATTTGTCGCTTGGAATGACAGTAAACCTCAACGAGAAAAACGAAATCATTATTGATGAGGTAGATCCAAACGGTCCTGCGTATCAAACTGGGCAGATAAAAAAAGGCGATCAGATTATTTCTATTTCCAACCAAAAAGAAACGCTTCAGGTTTCTTGCGCTTCATTAGAGTCTATTTCTTCAATGATTTTATCAGAAAACAACAAACAGATTACACTTACTTTAAAACGCAATTCTGGTAAAAGTTTTGATGTTTATATTGAAAAGAAAATGATGAAAGATGAAGAAAATTCTGTTTTTAGTTTCATCATTGGCAAAGACAGCAAAATTGGATATGTTAAAATTCCAAGCTTTTATGCCGACCTTGATGGCACTAGCAGAAAAGGATGTGCAGATGATGTTGCCCGCGAAGTTATAAAACTGCGGCGAGACGACATAAAAGGGCTTGTTATTGATCTTATCGATAATGGCGGCGGTTCTATGGAAGAAGCCATAAAACTTGCTGGAATGTTTGTAGATTATGGTCCGCTTTCGATAGTCGTTGACAATAAAAAAGAGAAATCTGTAATTAATGATCCTTTCAAAGGTGTTATTTACAGAGGACCAATTGTAGTACTAGTTAATAGTAACACGGCTTCGGCAAGCGAATTCTTTTCTTCTATTATGCAAGATTATAATCGAGCTCTTTTGTTAGGAAGCTCTACGCTAGGAAAAGCTACAATGCAGACTATTCTTCCGCTTGACGAGGAAAAAAATACCGATTTCTTAAAAATTACTATTAATAAGTTTTACAGAATTACAGGTAAAAGCCACCAATATATAGGCGTAAAACCAGATGTTGTACTTCCTGAATTTTACGAAGACATCTATCAAAAAGAAAGCGATTTTCCGACCGCTATGAAAAACGATAGTATCGAGCCTTTCTTAAAATACAAAACTTACGTAAAGCGAAATCTAATAGATAAAATTGCAAAAAACAGCGCGCAGAGATTATCTGATAATTACTTTTTTAACAATATCAAAAAGATCAATATTAAAATAGATCAGCTTGTAAATGCTCCAAAATCTGAAATTCCGTTGACATTGGATGCGGTTTTTACACAAAAAAAGACATTAGGTGCACTTTGGACAGAGATCAATACTTTTAATGACGAAAATAATCCGCTTGATGTTTACAATTCTAGTGTTAATCAGTTTCTTTTAGGCGCTTATCCAAATGATAAAACGATTAATCAAGATCAAATGGATAACCTTAAAATAAATCCATACCTCAACGAAGCTGTAAACATCATTAACGAATTTAACGGAGGCATGAAATAG
- a CDS encoding YebC/PmpR family DNA-binding transcriptional regulator codes for MGRAFEFRKGRKMKRWSAMAKTFTRIGKDIVMAVKEGGPNPDANSRLRAVIQNAKAANMPKDNVERAIKNASNKDTANYKEILFEGYAPHGIAILIETASDNNNRTVANIRSYFNKCNGTMGTQGSVEFMFDHTCNFRIAKDGIDAEELELELIDFGAEEVFEDEDGILIYAPFGSFGALQKELENRGLEILSSGFERIPQITKELTEAQIADVEKLIEKIEEDDDVMNVYHTMKEE; via the coding sequence ATGGGAAGAGCGTTCGAATTTAGAAAAGGAAGAAAAATGAAACGTTGGTCTGCAATGGCCAAAACATTTACCAGAATTGGTAAAGATATCGTAATGGCTGTTAAAGAAGGTGGACCAAACCCAGATGCCAATTCTAGATTAAGAGCCGTTATACAAAATGCGAAAGCTGCAAACATGCCTAAAGACAATGTTGAGCGCGCTATTAAAAATGCAAGTAATAAAGACACTGCTAACTATAAAGAAATTTTGTTTGAAGGATACGCTCCTCACGGAATTGCAATCTTAATTGAAACTGCTTCTGATAACAATAACAGAACTGTAGCTAACATTCGTAGTTATTTCAACAAATGCAACGGTACTATGGGAACTCAAGGTTCTGTTGAGTTTATGTTTGACCACACTTGCAACTTCAGAATTGCGAAAGATGGTATCGATGCTGAAGAGTTAGAATTAGAATTAATTGATTTTGGTGCTGAGGAAGTTTTTGAAGACGAAGACGGAATCTTAATCTACGCTCCTTTTGGAAGTTTTGGTGCTTTACAAAAAGAATTAGAAAACAGAGGTCTTGAAATCCTTTCTTCTGGTTTTGAGCGTATTCCGCAAATCACTAAAGAATTAACTGAAGCTCAAATCGCTGACGTTGAGAAATTAATCGAAAAAATAGAAGAAGATGATGACGTAATGAACGTTTATCATACAATGAAAGAAGAATAG